The Ficedula albicollis isolate OC2 chromosome 5, FicAlb1.5, whole genome shotgun sequence genome includes the window TTCGTGCCCTCCGCTTCCTCTTCCCGGCCGCCCcgggccccgctcccgccgtCGCCCCCTCAGCACCCACCGGACCGGaccggcccggcccggccccgcaacggccgggggggggggggggggggggggggggggggggggggggggggggggggggggggggggggggggggggggggggggggggggggggggggggggggggggggggggggggggggggggggggggggggggggggggggggggggggggggggggggggggggggggggggggggggggggggggggggggggggggggggggggggggggggggggggggggggggggggggggggggggggggggggggggggggggggggggggggggggggggggggggggggggggggggggggggggggggggggggggggggggggggggggggggggggggggggggggggggggggggggggggggggggggggggggggggggggggggggggggggggggggggggggggggggggggggggggggggggggggggggggggggggggggggggggggggggggggcgccgggcCCGCCGCGTGGGGCAACAGCGCGTGCGCAGCCGCGAGCGGGCGGGGCCCGCGCAAGGGCACGCCGGGAGTTGTAGTTCCCTCCCGACCAGGCCCAAAGAGGCCGGTAAGGCCGGGAGCCCGGCCCGGCGGCGGGAAGCACGGCTCCCCCCTGGCCATTCCCGCACAGCACCGAGCGGGGACGGAGAGGGACAGCTTCGGTAACAAGATCCCGCTCTGAGGGCCGCCACCGACTCAACTCCTCCATCCGACATCCATTCCACACAGGTGAAATCGAAGCAATTTTATTCTACAGAAAACACGAAGTtctggaataaaataattttttttttctgaggcatTTAGTGcacagaaataatgtttttagcGATGTTTTCTATCGGCATTGACCCTGTGATTTCCTTCACATGAGCACTACACTACAAATTTCAGATCTATCTCATGTACAACTCCCCAAACCACGTACACTTGGAAACAGAGGTTGTGGCCCTGAACAACCCCTTTAACTGAGACAACATGGCTCTTCCTCTACCCACTGGAATTCTGCGAAAAGCTGAGCATCGAACTAACAGCGCAGCAAAACAATAAATTAgaaattcaataaaataaagttcTCTAGAGCTGAACACTGGCTGACTGAATGAGTGAgtgaggaagagaggaaatgttCTGTGAGGGCAGCTCATGCTCCAGACTTTGCTTCTTCCAGGACAAAGTCACTTCAAAATCTGGAATTCCTTGTGATCCAGTGCCTCAATCTTCTTCTCATTGCTGAACTCTGCTCGGCTGATACGGGACTGAGGACTTCCTATCTTCCTGagccattcctgcagctcccgcACCCTGGCAGTCGGACCCTGGATTTGCCCCTGAACAGTGCCGTGGCTGGTGTTTTGGACCCAGCCAACAAGCCCCAGCTTCTTAGCTTCTCCCTGAGAAGACAATGCAGAGCAAAATGAGGTTAATCCAAACTGTAAGAGAGCAATAGAACAACATTCGCATAGAGGAGCCAATTTTGTTGGCAAGACACAGACCTCCAAGGAAGTTCCTGTGGCtcaggcagcaggaaagcagcagaggattCACTCGACTACTCAATATATTCTTTCACGCGAAAAACCGGGGCTGAAACTCACCCTTCAGTCATGCTTACATAACCCGGCcgggctgccagcagcaccgCGGTATCAGCCGCCTTCAGCAGCAGCCGGAGCTCGGCTCGGCCCCTCCGAGGCGCCCGCAGTGACAGAGGGCACGCCGGCAGGCTGGGCAGCCCGCCCCCGGGACCCGCGGCACGCACCTGCGTGTACTTGCGGAAGAACACGCCCTGCACCTTGCCGTGCACCTCGTAGTCCACGGACACCAAGCCATCGCCGTCCGCCATGGCGGCACCGCCGCCGCCTCccgctccggggggggggggggggggggggggggggggggggggggggggggggggggggggggggggggggggggggggggggggggggg containing:
- the ACYP1 gene encoding acylphosphatase-1 gives rise to the protein MADGDGLVSVDYEVHGKVQGVFFRKYTQGEAKKLGLVGWVQNTSHGTVQGQIQGPTARVRELQEWLRKIGSPQSRISRAEFSNEKKIEALDHKEFQILK